In Rhodanobacter denitrificans, the sequence GCGGAACACCATCACGTGGCCGATGTACTCGTCGGGCAATTTGACCTTCTCGCCCACGCCGCGCCGCCAGCTGTTGCTGGCCACGTCGTCGTGGATCGTCTCGCCGGGCTGCATCATCGTGTAGGTCTGGCCATTCTCGACGCCGTCCTTCGCGCCGATCGACAACATCACCACCTGGCGCGGACCGGCCGCATCCATCGCGTCGGCGAAGCCGATCACCTTGGCATTGGCCGGCACCGACTTCGGCGCATGCGGGTAGTAGTAGGCGTCGTACGGCGACTCGTCCAGCGGCATGATGCGGTCGCCGCTGCGGATTTCCTGGGTGGCGCCGAGCAGCAGCAGCGTCGCCGGGTCGCCCGTGCGCAGCGTCTCGGCGGTGCCGATCACGCTGACCTCGACGCCGAGGTCGTCGCCCTTGCCGTAGTGGCCGTCGTTGCGGGAATCCTCGCGCCACGGCGCATTGACCATCGCCGCGTTGCTGTCCAGCTCGTGCGCGACCAGGTCGGCGCTGGCCGCGTCACCCTGGTCGAAGCCGCGGAACACGTGGCTGGGCCGCACGATCGCCCAGCGCTGGCCGGCCTCGCCCTGCAGGCCGCGCACATAGATGTTCTGGCCGACCGCGCCACGCAGGCGCGCTTCCTCGAGGCCGACCACGTACGGCGCGGAGCTGACCGC encodes:
- a CDS encoding LysM peptidoglycan-binding domain-containing protein yields the protein MIKKIIVLLAGMLVTVAVYAAGAQLRADHPDSYTVRRGDTLWDISAKFLSKPWLWPEIWQANPQVRNPHLIYPGDVLNLSFINGPRLGLQPSVHREGEAVPAIPLSELKMFLKDMRVMDSNAVSSAPYVVGLEEARLRGAVGQNIYVRGLQGEAGQRWAIVRPSHVFRGFDQGDAASADLVAHELDSNAAMVNAPWREDSRNDGHYGKGDDLGVEVSVIGTAETLRTGDPATLLLLGATQEIRSGDRIMPLDESPYDAYYYPHAPKSVPANAKVIGFADAMDAAGPRQVVMLSIGAKDGVENGQTYTMMQPGETIHDDVASNSWRRGVGEKVKLPDEYIGHVMVFRTFDRVSYGLVMDGLRPVHVGARLVMPE